One Pleuronectes platessa chromosome 9, fPlePla1.1, whole genome shotgun sequence genomic region harbors:
- the LOC128448634 gene encoding E3 ubiquitin-protein ligase TRIM39 isoform X1, with the protein MSHEEETLQDKSETRDEESTENREVKDVKVKLQLEKKTISPLTLLRDDLSQFKDEVLKVLKDTRAEPEARTSNQTGNKVSSSTLSLLRDDLSQLKEDVGSIFSVNASKDKDVKSADPKSSQAAERSFNPLSLIREDISNVFRLALSKDKDNRDLTAQKDKIKVLSNERTDVSFLRLFRRDQTLRSCETAEDGQEDEKRTSEKNEKQTDDGFTGQLSDSEDKINTMEDQSEESDEDDGSEGTLTPRPPEETRSQTADQRRDHDSVDSKEDENQEEKGSETLHLENLISELSLISLREDRDEDRRDQPGEEPWSVKNFAIYLTFDPSTANSELLLSAHNRKATRVWSDNRFLENTDRFECCPQVLCREGLLDAVYWEVEWSGGADIGVTYNRLSRAGAPASCLLGHNESSWSLECSEDSYTPCHNNKRFQSSSPDPFTRRVGLYLDWSAGSLSFYCISQDAMVHLHTFSSTFSQPLYPGFWVWAYDGSVSLCQVELNWERLLQ; encoded by the exons ATGAGTCACGAGGAGGAAACGCTTCAGGACAAATCTGAAACAAGAGACGAGGAATCTACAGAAAACCGTGAAGTCAAAGACGTGAAGGTGAAACTCCAGCTGGAGAAGAAGACCATCAGCCCCCTGACGCTCCTCAGAGACGACCTCAGCCAGTTTAAAGACGAAGTGCTGAAGGTGTTAAAGGACACGAGGGCGGAGCCTGAGGCCCGTACGTCCAATCAGACAGGAAATAAGGTGAGTAGCAGCACGCTCAGTCTCCTCAGGGACGACCTGAGCCAGTTGAAAGAGGACGTGGGCAGCATCTTCAGCGTCAACGCATCCAAAGACAAAGACGTGAAATCTGCAGATCCTAAAAGCAGTCAGGCAGCGGAGAGGAGCTTCAATCCTCTGAGCCTCATCAGGGAGGACATCTCTAATGTCTTCAGACTCGCTCTGTCCAAGGACAAAGACAACAGAGACCTCACGGCCCAgaaggacaaaataaaagtcctcaGCAATGAGAGAACCGACGTGTCCTTTCTGAGGCTGTTCAGAAGAGACCAAACTCTGAGGAGCTGTGAAACAGCAGAGGACGGACAGGAAGATGAAAAGAGGACTTCGGAAAAGAACGAGAAACAAACAGACGATGGCTTCACAGGACAACTCTCAGACAGCGAAGACAAGATCAACACCATGGaggaccaatcagaggagagcgATGAGGACGACGGGTCTGAGGGGACACTGACACCACGTCCACCTGAGGAGACCAGATCACAGACAG cagATCAGAGACGTGACCACGACTCTGTGGATTCAAAGGAAGACGAGAACCAAGAAGAAAAAGGTTCAGAGACTCTTCACTTGGAGAATCTGATCTCTGAGCTCAGCCTCATTAGTCTGAGAGAAGACAGAGACGAGGACAGgag AGACCAACCGGGAGAAGAACCGTGGTCGGTGAAAAACT tcgccatttatttgacctttgacccgagCACTGCCAACTCAGAGCTGCTCCTGTCCGCCCACAACAGGAAGGCGACTCGCGTGTGGTCGGACAATCGCTTCCTGGAGAACACGGACCGGTTCGAGTGCTGCCCTCAGGTCCTGTGCCGGGAGGGGCTGCTGGACGCGGTgtactgggaggtggagtggAGCGGCGGCGCCGACATCGGCGTCACCTACAACAGGCTCTCCAGAGCTGGAGCGCCGGCGAGCTGCCTGCTGGGACACAACGAGAGCTCCTGGAGTCTGGAGTGCTCGGAGGACAGCTACACGCCGTGTCACAACAACAAGAGGTTCCAGTCCTCCTCGCCCGACCCCTTCACCCGCAGAGTCGGGCTGTACCTGGACTGGTCTGCAGGATCTCTGTCGTTCTACTGCATCTCACAGGACGCCATGGTCCACCTCCACACCTTCAGCTCCACCTTCAGCCAGCCGCTGTACCCCGGCTTCTGGGTGTGGGCCTACGACGGCTCGGTGTCGCTGTGTCAGGTGGAgttgaactgggaacgtctgctGCAGTGA
- the LOC128448634 gene encoding E3 ubiquitin-protein ligase TRIM39 isoform X2: protein MSHEEETLQDKSETRDEESTENREVKDVKVKLQLEKKTISPLTLLRDDLSQFKDEVLKVLKDTRAEPEARTSNQTGNKVSSSTLSLLRDDLSQLKEDVGSIFSVNASKDKDVKSADPKSSQAAERSFNPLSLIREDISNVFRLALSKDKDNRDLTAQKDKIKVLSNERTDVSFLRLFRRDQTLRSCETAEDGQEDEKRTSEKNEKQTDDGFTGQLSDSEDKINTMEDQSEESDEDDGSEGTLTPRPPEETRSQTDQRRDHDSVDSKEDENQEEKGSETLHLENLISELSLISLREDRDEDRRDQPGEEPWSVKNFAIYLTFDPSTANSELLLSAHNRKATRVWSDNRFLENTDRFECCPQVLCREGLLDAVYWEVEWSGGADIGVTYNRLSRAGAPASCLLGHNESSWSLECSEDSYTPCHNNKRFQSSSPDPFTRRVGLYLDWSAGSLSFYCISQDAMVHLHTFSSTFSQPLYPGFWVWAYDGSVSLCQVELNWERLLQ from the exons ATGAGTCACGAGGAGGAAACGCTTCAGGACAAATCTGAAACAAGAGACGAGGAATCTACAGAAAACCGTGAAGTCAAAGACGTGAAGGTGAAACTCCAGCTGGAGAAGAAGACCATCAGCCCCCTGACGCTCCTCAGAGACGACCTCAGCCAGTTTAAAGACGAAGTGCTGAAGGTGTTAAAGGACACGAGGGCGGAGCCTGAGGCCCGTACGTCCAATCAGACAGGAAATAAGGTGAGTAGCAGCACGCTCAGTCTCCTCAGGGACGACCTGAGCCAGTTGAAAGAGGACGTGGGCAGCATCTTCAGCGTCAACGCATCCAAAGACAAAGACGTGAAATCTGCAGATCCTAAAAGCAGTCAGGCAGCGGAGAGGAGCTTCAATCCTCTGAGCCTCATCAGGGAGGACATCTCTAATGTCTTCAGACTCGCTCTGTCCAAGGACAAAGACAACAGAGACCTCACGGCCCAgaaggacaaaataaaagtcctcaGCAATGAGAGAACCGACGTGTCCTTTCTGAGGCTGTTCAGAAGAGACCAAACTCTGAGGAGCTGTGAAACAGCAGAGGACGGACAGGAAGATGAAAAGAGGACTTCGGAAAAGAACGAGAAACAAACAGACGATGGCTTCACAGGACAACTCTCAGACAGCGAAGACAAGATCAACACCATGGaggaccaatcagaggagagcgATGAGGACGACGGGTCTGAGGGGACACTGACACCACGTCCACCTGAGGAGACCAGATCACAGACAG ATCAGAGACGTGACCACGACTCTGTGGATTCAAAGGAAGACGAGAACCAAGAAGAAAAAGGTTCAGAGACTCTTCACTTGGAGAATCTGATCTCTGAGCTCAGCCTCATTAGTCTGAGAGAAGACAGAGACGAGGACAGgag AGACCAACCGGGAGAAGAACCGTGGTCGGTGAAAAACT tcgccatttatttgacctttgacccgagCACTGCCAACTCAGAGCTGCTCCTGTCCGCCCACAACAGGAAGGCGACTCGCGTGTGGTCGGACAATCGCTTCCTGGAGAACACGGACCGGTTCGAGTGCTGCCCTCAGGTCCTGTGCCGGGAGGGGCTGCTGGACGCGGTgtactgggaggtggagtggAGCGGCGGCGCCGACATCGGCGTCACCTACAACAGGCTCTCCAGAGCTGGAGCGCCGGCGAGCTGCCTGCTGGGACACAACGAGAGCTCCTGGAGTCTGGAGTGCTCGGAGGACAGCTACACGCCGTGTCACAACAACAAGAGGTTCCAGTCCTCCTCGCCCGACCCCTTCACCCGCAGAGTCGGGCTGTACCTGGACTGGTCTGCAGGATCTCTGTCGTTCTACTGCATCTCACAGGACGCCATGGTCCACCTCCACACCTTCAGCTCCACCTTCAGCCAGCCGCTGTACCCCGGCTTCTGGGTGTGGGCCTACGACGGCTCGGTGTCGCTGTGTCAGGTGGAgttgaactgggaacgtctgctGCAGTGA